In Risungbinella massiliensis, a single window of DNA contains:
- a CDS encoding ABC transporter permease produces the protein MASAKLFWEYLKQYLKARLQYRWDFVSQFFTDFLFQAVNLVFIVVIFGHTNQLGGWDRNEVVFIYGYFLIPWAVFTTFFNLWDFNERYIIKGELDRVLTRPVHSLQQILMETMAPESLLGVLTGLIVMGIGGVHLDLVWNWWDPLFLILFTLGGAAVYGGIYISLTSLSLYTDSKTDIQPIVFNVSTYGRYPINIYHRAIQFFLTFILPFGFVGFYPASFFLDQGEWRWYALATPLVGAICLWIGIKIWNQGIRNYRGAGS, from the coding sequence TTGGCATCGGCAAAGCTTTTTTGGGAATATCTCAAACAATATCTAAAAGCACGTCTGCAATATCGCTGGGACTTTGTCTCTCAGTTTTTTACTGACTTTTTGTTTCAAGCGGTAAATCTCGTTTTTATTGTCGTCATATTTGGACATACCAATCAGTTGGGTGGCTGGGATCGTAACGAAGTGGTCTTCATCTATGGTTATTTCCTCATTCCTTGGGCAGTCTTTACCACCTTTTTTAATCTATGGGATTTTAACGAACGATACATTATTAAAGGAGAACTAGACCGTGTTCTAACCAGGCCTGTTCACAGCTTACAACAAATCTTAATGGAAACGATGGCTCCAGAATCTCTACTTGGTGTTCTGACAGGTCTGATCGTCATGGGAATTGGTGGAGTTCATTTGGATCTTGTTTGGAATTGGTGGGATCCGCTATTCTTAATCCTCTTTACCCTTGGAGGCGCCGCCGTGTATGGTGGAATCTATATTTCGCTGACTAGCCTCTCACTTTATACCGATTCCAAAACGGATATCCAACCAATTGTTTTTAATGTGAGTACTTATGGCAGATACCCGATTAATATCTACCATCGAGCCATTCAGTTTTTCCTCACCTTTATCTTACCGTTTGGATTTGTTGGATTTTATCCCGCAAGCTTTTTCCTCGATCAAGGTGAGTGGCGTTGGTACGCATTAGCTACACCACTTGTTGGAGCAATCTGCCTATGGATCGGGATCAAAATATGGAATCAAGGAATTAGAAATTATCGTGGAGCAGGGAGCTAA
- a CDS encoding fluoride efflux transporter FluC, producing the protein MSFILIGIAGGVGAICRSLLHSWGNRKFTSFGTFLVNILGSLLFGVWLGLFPSITGPTPFTTGFLGGFTTFSTVSVEIVQLLTKKDWGVTSLFLLSSVLGSVLAVGAGFALSSLLHDNF; encoded by the coding sequence TTGAGTTTTATACTAATCGGTATTGCAGGTGGGGTTGGCGCTATTTGTCGTTCTCTTCTTCATTCTTGGGGTAATCGGAAGTTCACTTCATTTGGTACATTCCTTGTCAATATATTAGGCTCCTTACTATTTGGTGTCTGGTTAGGCCTATTTCCCTCTATAACAGGTCCCACCCCTTTTACAACAGGCTTCTTAGGTGGCTTTACTACTTTTTCTACCGTAAGTGTAGAAATAGTACAACTCCTAACAAAAAAAGACTGGGGTGTAACCAGCCTTTTTCTACTTTCTAGTGTTTTGGGTTCCGTTCTAGCAGTGGGAGCGGGATTTGCTCTTAGCTCCCTGCTCCACGATAATTTCTAA
- the gerPC gene encoding spore germination protein GerPC, producing the protein MLLDHILKRLSDLEHQVYDLQMRNDYLEQKLAEHKSVEIGKIVYKIQELAIETMSGILNVGISATNSGDQEQWIEELVKEKKIEWEVDQMKEASQNESN; encoded by the coding sequence ATGCTACTAGATCATATTTTAAAGAGGCTGTCTGATCTCGAACATCAAGTCTATGATTTACAGATGCGAAATGACTATTTAGAACAAAAGCTAGCCGAACATAAGAGTGTAGAAATTGGTAAGATAGTATACAAGATTCAAGAGTTAGCTATTGAGACGATGAGCGGAATCTTAAATGTTGGGATCTCTGCTACCAACAGCGGGGATCAAGAGCAATGGATTGAGGAACTAGTGAAAGAGAAAAAGATCGAATGGGAAGTAGATCAGATGAAAGAAGCGTCCCAAAATGAATCTAACTAA
- a CDS encoding fluoride efflux transporter FluC — MNLTKTLAIGLGGILGTWLRYAASIFLTGQAFPWATLFVNVTGSLCLGYVTTRVQKDIAKNFWGTGVLGSYTTFSLFAVEIWELPLLTAVLYTFASLFFGIFFAYIGLRWGRRK, encoded by the coding sequence ATGAATCTAACTAAAACACTAGCAATAGGACTTGGCGGCATACTTGGCACTTGGTTGCGGTATGCTGCGTCCATTTTTTTAACTGGACAAGCTTTTCCTTGGGCTACTCTTTTCGTAAATGTAACAGGTAGTTTATGTTTAGGCTATGTAACGACAAGAGTTCAGAAGGATATTGCTAAAAATTTTTGGGGAACAGGGGTATTGGGTTCCTATACAACTTTTTCACTCTTTGCAGTTGAGATCTGGGAACTACCTCTTCTAACAGCAGTTTTATATACTTTCGCATCCCTTTTTTTTGGTATTTTCTTTGCATACATAGGTCTGAGATGGGGAAGGAGGAAATAA